Proteins encoded by one window of Massilia sp. NR 4-1:
- a CDS encoding autorepressor SdpR family transcription factor, producing the protein MNATNDTFKAMADPARREILRLLRQGEMTAGELAAHFDTSRPTMSHHFAVLADADLISRRRDGQTIWYSLNTTVLQDMLAWMMELTVTEPKGKKA; encoded by the coding sequence ATGAACGCGACCAACGATACCTTCAAGGCCATGGCCGATCCGGCGCGGCGCGAGATTTTGCGCCTGCTGCGCCAGGGCGAAATGACGGCCGGCGAGCTGGCCGCGCATTTCGATACCAGCCGTCCCACGATGTCGCACCATTTCGCGGTGCTGGCCGACGCCGACCTGATTTCGCGCCGGCGCGACGGCCAGACCATCTGGTATTCGCTGAACACCACGGTCCTGCAGGACATGCTGGCCTGGATGATGGAATTGACTGTGACCGAACCGAAAGGGAAGAAGGCATGA
- the uvrB gene encoding excinuclease ABC subunit UvrB, producing the protein MADPATPGVVEPTVITFPDSPFKLHQPFPPAGDQPTAIEGLCEGISDGLSYQTLLGVTGSGKTYTMANVIARMGRPAIVFAPNKTLAAQLYSEFREFFPENAVEYFVSYYDYYQPEAYVPQRDLFIEKDSSINEHIEQMRLSCTKSLMERRDVVIVATVSAIYGIGNPNEYHQMILTLRAKDKVSQRDVIARLIQMQYTRNEVDFGRGTFRVRGDTIDIFPAEHAELAVRLEMFDDELESIQLFDPLTGRVRQKIPRFTVYPGSHYVTPRSTVLRAIETIKAELRERLDFFRKENKLIEEQRLEQRTRFDLEMMSEIGFTKGIENYSRHLSGALPGEPPPTLIDYLPKDALMFLDESHVLVGQLSAMYNGDRSRKTNLVDYGFRLPSALDNRPLKFEEFEGKMRQTVFVSATPADYEKKHADQVVEQVVRPTGLVDPQVIVRPARTQVDDLMSEIQDRVAKNERVLVTTLTKRMAEQLTEYLGDHGIKVRYLHSDIETVERVEILRDLRIGTFDVLVGINLLREGLDLPEVSLVAILDADKEGFLRSERSLIQTIGRAARNLNGVALLYADNMTDSMERAIGETERRRAKQIAFNEANGIVPRGVHKVIKDMIDGVYSPSAAREELGVAQETAKYEAMSEKQISKEIKRLEKQMIDHAKNLEFEKAAQVRDQLHHLKEQLFGAPGADVI; encoded by the coding sequence ATGGCTGATCCAGCTACTCCCGGCGTTGTAGAGCCGACAGTGATTACTTTCCCAGATTCGCCCTTCAAGCTGCACCAGCCCTTCCCTCCCGCCGGCGACCAGCCGACCGCCATCGAAGGCCTGTGCGAGGGCATCAGCGACGGTTTGTCGTACCAGACCCTGCTCGGCGTGACCGGCTCCGGCAAGACTTATACGATGGCCAACGTCATCGCGCGCATGGGCCGGCCGGCCATCGTGTTCGCCCCCAACAAGACGCTGGCGGCGCAGCTCTACAGCGAATTCCGCGAGTTCTTCCCGGAGAATGCGGTCGAGTATTTCGTGTCCTACTACGACTACTACCAGCCGGAAGCTTACGTGCCGCAGCGCGACCTGTTCATCGAGAAGGATTCCTCGATCAACGAGCATATCGAGCAGATGCGCCTGTCCTGCACCAAGTCGCTGATGGAGCGGCGCGATGTGGTCATTGTGGCCACGGTGTCGGCGATTTACGGTATCGGCAATCCCAACGAATACCACCAGATGATCCTGACCTTGCGCGCCAAGGACAAGGTCAGCCAGCGCGACGTGATCGCGCGCCTGATCCAGATGCAGTACACGCGCAATGAGGTGGACTTCGGCCGCGGCACCTTCCGCGTGCGCGGCGACACCATCGACATCTTCCCGGCCGAACACGCCGAGCTGGCGGTGCGCCTGGAAATGTTCGACGACGAGCTGGAATCGATCCAGCTGTTCGATCCGCTGACGGGCCGCGTGCGCCAGAAGATCCCGCGCTTCACCGTCTATCCCGGCTCGCATTACGTGACGCCGCGCTCCACCGTGCTGCGCGCCATCGAGACCATCAAGGCCGAGCTGCGCGAGCGCCTGGATTTCTTCCGCAAGGAGAACAAGCTGATCGAGGAACAGCGCCTGGAGCAGCGCACCCGCTTCGACCTGGAGATGATGTCGGAGATCGGCTTCACCAAGGGCATCGAGAACTATTCGCGCCACCTGTCGGGCGCCCTGCCCGGCGAGCCGCCGCCGACGCTGATCGACTACCTGCCGAAGGATGCGCTGATGTTCCTCGACGAGTCGCATGTGCTGGTCGGCCAGTTGAGCGCCATGTACAACGGCGACCGCTCGCGCAAGACCAATCTGGTCGACTACGGCTTCCGCCTGCCTTCGGCGCTGGACAACCGCCCGCTCAAGTTCGAAGAGTTCGAGGGCAAGATGCGCCAGACCGTGTTCGTCTCCGCCACGCCGGCCGACTACGAGAAGAAGCACGCCGACCAGGTGGTCGAGCAGGTGGTGCGGCCGACCGGCCTGGTCGACCCGCAGGTGATCGTGCGTCCGGCGCGCACCCAGGTGGATGATCTGATGTCCGAGATCCAGGACCGGGTCGCCAAGAACGAGCGCGTGCTGGTGACGACGCTCACCAAGCGCATGGCCGAGCAATTGACCGAGTACCTGGGCGACCACGGCATCAAGGTGCGCTATCTGCACAGCGATATCGAAACCGTGGAGCGCGTGGAGATTCTGCGCGACCTGCGCATCGGCACTTTCGACGTGCTGGTCGGGATCAACCTGCTGCGCGAAGGCCTGGACTTGCCGGAAGTGTCGCTGGTGGCGATCCTGGATGCGGACAAGGAAGGCTTCCTGCGTTCCGAGCGCTCGCTGATCCAGACCATCGGCCGCGCGGCGCGTAACCTGAACGGCGTGGCCCTGCTCTACGCCGACAATATGACCGACTCGATGGAGCGCGCCATCGGCGAGACGGAACGCCGCCGCGCCAAGCAGATCGCCTTCAATGAAGCGAACGGCATTGTGCCGCGCGGCGTGCACAAGGTGATCAAGGACATGATCGATGGCGTCTACAGCCCGAGCGCGGCGCGCGAGGAACTCGGCGTGGCCCAGGAAACGGCCAAGTACGAAGCCATGAGCGAGAAGCAGATCAGCAAGGAGATCAAGCGCCTGGAGAAGCAGATGATCGATCACGCCAAGAATCTGGAGTTCGAAAAAGCGGCCCAGGTGCGCGACCAGCTGCACCATCTGAAGGAGCAGCTCTTCGGCGCGCCGGGCGCCGATGTAATATAA
- a CDS encoding SdpI family protein, with product MSKRYLAICCLLILVSAAITAYCYPQLPEIIPHHWGPDGKANGFGPRWQVWLLGPGLMALLLALGLALPVLSPRKYEMKPFQGTADFVVTAIVGAMGYFQAVMLLQVRGVEFDIGRAIMPGMFLPLILIGNPLGKVKRNFYLGIRTPWTLADERVWHATHRFSARFMVATGVLGLLAALLNAPLPLQVLLLGAWAVVPIAYSFIFYKRLKQAGALK from the coding sequence ATGAGCAAGCGCTATCTGGCAATTTGCTGTCTGTTGATCCTGGTATCCGCCGCCATCACGGCTTATTGCTACCCGCAGCTGCCGGAGATCATTCCCCATCACTGGGGACCGGACGGCAAGGCCAATGGCTTCGGGCCGCGCTGGCAGGTATGGCTGCTGGGGCCAGGCTTGATGGCCTTGCTGCTGGCGCTGGGCCTGGCCTTGCCGGTCCTGTCGCCGCGCAAATACGAGATGAAACCTTTCCAGGGTACGGCCGATTTCGTCGTCACCGCCATCGTCGGCGCGATGGGCTATTTTCAGGCGGTGATGCTGCTGCAGGTGCGCGGCGTGGAGTTCGATATCGGGCGCGCCATTATGCCGGGCATGTTCCTGCCGCTGATCCTGATCGGCAACCCGCTGGGCAAGGTCAAGCGCAATTTCTATCTGGGCATCCGCACGCCCTGGACCTTGGCCGACGAGCGCGTATGGCATGCCACGCACCGCTTCTCGGCCCGCTTCATGGTGGCGACCGGCGTGCTTGGCCTGCTGGCGGCCTTGCTGAACGCGCCGCTGCCCCTGCAAGTGCTGCTGCTGGGCGCATGGGCGGTGGTGCCGATCGCTTACTCCTTCATCTTCTACAAGCGCCTGAAGCAGGCCGGCGCGCTGAAATAA
- a CDS encoding DUF4411 family protein — translation MKYLLDSNAFIEAKNRYYRMTVCPAYWQWILRMFESNAVASISMVGSELKKGDDELAEWAKEHGAIFLPVDDVDTQQSFQKVAGFVARKGQEMKPGAVGDFLGGADPWLIAKAMALDAVVVTHEAYASDVRKRFLIPNVCEEFGVSWMNTFDLLELLEARFVLPS, via the coding sequence GTGAAATATCTTCTCGACTCAAATGCTTTTATCGAAGCCAAGAATCGCTACTACCGCATGACGGTTTGTCCAGCGTACTGGCAATGGATATTACGAATGTTTGAGTCGAATGCGGTAGCGAGCATTTCAATGGTCGGCAGCGAGCTGAAAAAAGGCGATGACGAACTGGCGGAATGGGCGAAAGAGCATGGGGCCATCTTTCTACCGGTGGACGATGTAGATACGCAGCAGAGCTTTCAAAAAGTAGCCGGTTTCGTCGCGCGGAAAGGCCAGGAAATGAAGCCGGGAGCGGTGGGAGATTTTCTCGGTGGTGCCGATCCCTGGCTGATCGCTAAAGCTATGGCGCTGGATGCCGTCGTAGTCACGCATGAAGCCTACGCCTCTGACGTGCGAAAGCGCTTCCTTATCCCGAATGTTTGCGAAGAGTTCGGCGTTAGCTGGATGAATACCTTTGATTTGCTGGAGCTCCTGGAGGCGCGCTTCGTGCTTCCATCCTAG